The nucleotide sequence GTTGGGGAATCTGTTCCGTGCTTCGCAGTGCAGACTTGCCCCGAGTATTCGCTTCTCGAAAGAGGTTTGAAGCTTGTCCTAGTTCACGGAAGATGCTTACACTTTCCAGCCCGACAGCCCGTCTGATGCGACATACATGCTGTTGCTCATCGACCCTGATGCTCCCACGCCAGATGATCCCAAGTTTGCTTTCTGGCGTCACTGGGTTCTTCCAGGTCTGATGCCTCTGAGCGGCGATGAGGGGATGGTCGCGCAGGTCCAGCCTGCTTTGACAGAGTACCTTGGACCCGGCCCCAAGGATGAGTAGGTATGTCCACCTGTTCGAGATGCGATAGTAACCGTTTGCAGATCTAAGCCTCATCGATATTTGTTTCTCCTCTTTCGACAGCCCACAACGCTGGATCTGACAAAGGAAGATGTTGGAGGTGAAGAATTCGTGCAAAGACGATCTTTTGATCCGGTCAAGTTTGTTGAAAAGCACGATCTTCACCTGGTGGGTTTGAACTGGATGCTCGGGGCTGGAGATGGTTGGAAGGAGTGAAGGGGTTTATCTGAAGTATGAACAGAACCAACGATTGCTCTTTGTTGTCGAAATGATGTGCAAGGGGTGTTAATATGGTGAATCATATGCGTTTGGCATCATATGAAAGCGCAGCAGTGTCATTGAGCTAGGCCGTGGAAATCACCATGATGTATTGCTACACGTCTTCAATAGGGCATCTGCCACAGCAACAGGAGACATTGAGTGAAGTTTATTGAACCCGCTAGTCAAGAGGATAGCTACAGAGTTGACCATTGTATGGCCTCAATAGAGAGAGACCTCTGGAAAGTGTTGAACTCAGCCAGAAACGAGAGAGATCAATATAAAAAAGGGCAAAGGcattgggcatgatggcttgatTGTGTGTAAAACTGTATTTCTCTGACTGAGTTGCCTTGATCTACCTTTGGGTATGCTATGAGGTTGAATTACTCTTCAATAAAAAAGGGCAAAATGGCAAAATAATAAAGATGGCAGAAGGTATATGGCAGGAATTGAACAGGACATAAGGGATAACGAACTCTATTTTCTAGAAatattgtttttttttctagCTATGCCACCGTCCGACCGGTGCAGTAGGCATAAGGTGAACCTCAATGATGTAGCTTTGCAGGTTTTGTAGGTTCTGGTGCTCTTTGCCAAGGTAGAAGGCTTATTCTGTTGAGGCCGGGCCTGGTATCATGGGGCAACGATGGTTGGACTGGAGGAAGTTAATCCAGTATCAGCCTTGGCGGTATGGAGCTATCACTGAGTACAGGTAAAGCTCTTGGCAGAGTTCACATCCCCTTTCCCGTTGTATCGCAAAGTGCCTGGATACGGGCACAGATTGCGACTGACAGACTTGCCACCCATGGTTGTTTCCGCAAAGAGGGTATCGGGGACAATTCCCTTCTCAACCCAATCCACAAGAGCCGACAGTGGTTCCATTGGATTGGGACCAACGCCACCGAAACAATGTCCTGCTCCTGGGGCCAGAAATAAACGGTAGAAACTGTCCAACTCGGCCTGGCTGCTGGCCTTTTGGCTCAGTTTATTCCAGTAAAGCACTGTGCCACCGTGCATGATTAGAGGATCAGCCATGCCGTGCCATGAGAGAAGCTTGCCGCCTGCGTTTTTGAACCCCGTGAGATCGGGGTTGTCCGATCCCAGCGAGCCAGTCAGTCGATCAACTGATTGCATGAACAAGTGAAAGAAATCCGACAAGGACAGCTTGGACGTGTCGAGGGAGGGATCTTGGGCAATGGCGTACTTGAACCATGCTTCAGCTGTGACAAATGGGACAGGAACAATTGAGCCGTTGACAGTTGTCGTGTTGGCTAAACCATCAAAGTCGGCCCCAGGGGGAGTTCCGTACCAGAGTGTCTTGCCGTTGGGATCAACGGGGCCTTCGAGAATTTTGGCCACCAGCTCAGCATGCTCCCTGGTGATGACAACTGTGCTGTCTGTCTCGGTGCACTCGATCTTCTTCGACACAAGTTTCGAGGTATCGTAGTGACACTTCTCAGAAGCAGAGATGAGACCATCACGAGCTCCATCCAGTGCATCGCATGCTTCGACAATGGCGTTTTGGTATGCCCTAAACACGCACTGAGGTGGCACGACAATGTTGGCCATCAATACTGAAGGCCAGAATTCTGCAGGCGAGAGTTGAGGGGCGTTGATGGCTGGAGCGTTGGCCAGAATGCCGTCAAAATCCTCGGAGTATTTCTCAGCTGCGAAGTAACCTTGTCGACCGCCTTGAGAACAGCCCGAGTAGTAGGAGTACGAAGGCTGTTTTCCGTAGAATGCCTTGACTGCGGCTTTCCCGATAACGGCCAAGTCGTGGACGGATCGATGCGCAAAGTTCTCCAGCAACACTTCGTTGACTGTGCTATCGTTTTTGAGGAACCACTGGGTTGTCTGAGAGTCAATAGTGTTGTTGAGCGTCAGGCCTGCGTCTGTGAATCCAGCCGCGTAGCCCTGGGCCGCTGGTATAACAAGGTTTATCTCATCGCCAGCAGAAATTCCTGATCCGCCTGTCGCCATGAAACGACCATTCCAGCCATGAAGTGGAAACCAGATTCCCACCCTGACGACATCATCAGCGCCATGGTGTTGGAGCGAGAGACTGAGGTTGCAGATGTCGACTGTCAGCAGAGAACCCGGGGGTGTATAGTTTTGTCGTTCGGACGTTTCAACATGGAGAATTTTGAAGTCGGAGAAGGCTTCAATTTTCAGATAGGAACAAGACTTGGGTCTTGCATTTACTGAAGCAGCCAAGTAACAGTGGAATATGAATGTGGTCAACAAAGTGAATGGCTTCATACTGGAGATGCTTCTCGAACATGATGTGACTCCCAAACTCAACTGACTGGCACTTGCATCGGTTTAAGTACAAAAGACAGTCGGGAACTCCGAGTCTTGGCAGGCGGGGCAAGGTCGACAGTTAATCCGTTTTACAGTAAGACGGTTGATTCAGAGCTCCTATTATCATCATTTGCCAGCTGCAGTGTCGATCGTTTCCGCCGCGTGGCAGTCTTAGGTGAGATCCGGAAAAAGGCTGACGGCGCGCTTGCTACGCTCAACAAATCATGAACTTTTGAGTGATACAAGGAGTAGTGTAACACGCGGTCTtacaaaaaaaaaaaaaaatgcaAAGTCTTAGGGCTCTAGGAACCGATGTACTGTAAAAGTACCTGCACCGGGTTTTCTTTCATGGCTTGAAACTAACTCGAAGTGTTGGGATGATTGCAAAATGCCGTTTCGAGGTCCGTGACCCCGAGCCACACTTGTAAGTGCTATAACTAGCTACGAATCTGGACGCCCGTGATACAGAGCTGGCACTGATTTGATTTGCGCCCGGGATGAACCAACAGGGAAGGGTAGGATTTGGGAAGGACACTTGGCTTACGGCAAGCAGCAAGCTGGCAACCCAGTGTCTGCATGCCGCAGAGAAACCGTTCCTTGACTCATAGAAGCCTGGTACACCAATATGATCTTGATAGCGCCTAGTTCCGGGCAACTGTAGATGTCTATgttaagtaattattaatctCGGAGAAATAATAGTTAAATAGAAAAAGGCCGAGTCAGCGCGAAGAGTCACGGAGTAGGCGGTAAAACTCGGTATATCGTGAATATGCGAGGCCGCTTATGCGATTGATTGGAAGTAATATAGCAAGTGGGATAACCTGTTTCAATCTTCATTGTATTTTAGTAAGTGAGATTCCCATTACCGAGAACTAGGCGGAAAAGAGTTGATGTCAGATACACACATGCTCTACACCTCCACACTCTCAAGCTTTGTAGTGACAGTGTCCACACCTACACCTGTCTCAAGCTCACGACGGAATACTTCAATTGCTTCAATCATGCGGTCCAGCCCCAGCTGCAAATACGTCTTTTTGTGAGCAAAGACGATGCGAAACCAACCAGGTACATCGCCCCCAAAGTCGGCTCCGAGTGCGAGAAAGATTCTATGCTTCAGTAGAGTCGTGTAGAGTTTTAACTGGAGATCCCCCAACGCCTTCTCGGAATGAATGCCTCCCTGCTTCTTCAGGGCAGTGGAAATTTGTGCCTGGATGGGAGCAAACAAATCAACCCAGATGAACAAGCCAGCGTTGGAACCCTTCTTGTACGGAATCTGGTGACGTTCTAGAAACTTGGACGTCATGATGTAGTTCTCGGCTAGCCGTAACCGGTTCGTCTTGGTGAGGGATTCAACAAAGGCGTCGTCGGAGAGAATACGCGAGGTAGCCAGGTCAGATAGAGATGACGGACAAGTGAAGTAGGAGTTTGCTTCGCAAGCACGAATGAATGCCTCGTTTCGACTGATGACACATCCAAGTCTGATTCCGTTGGACCCAAAATCCTTGGCAAGTTAGCTTATCGGCTGTGTTGGCGATATCAAATCCTAACCTTGCTCATTCCCCAAAAGAGATGGATCAGGTTTCGATCAATAATGCCATCGGTATTGATAGCTAGGACCGACGTGAACTCGGGCGCATCAGGGAACTCTGGGTTCTTCCAAACTGACAGAGCATAGATCTCATCActgagaagatggagactGTGCCTCTGGCAGAATCTCATGTACGCCTCAATGACCTCTCTGGTATAGCAACGACCTTATAAAAGATTAGGATAGCTTGGAAAGTAAGGCCTAGACTTACCCAGGGGATTATGCGGGTtgcagagaagaagggcctTGACTCGAATTCCCCTTGCTTGGGCATCCGCAAGAGCCTTCTCATAGACCTCGACTGTCTCTAGGCCGAACGGATCCGTTTCTTCAAAGGAGACGCCAATGATTTTGGCCCTGGCCTAAAGTTAGCAGTCATCCAGGCCTTTACCAAAAGCTAAACATTGGCCACTCACTCAACTCGGTAGCCTAAATCAATAGGAAAGTTTCCATAATGTGGGCGGGCAAGCAAGACACCGTCACCTTTGTCGCAGATTGAGAAGCCGCTCACCTCAATTGCCTGGCCCACACCAGAGGTAATGAGGAGCTGGTTCTTAGTGACAGGCTCATGAGGGTTAAAATTACGATTGACAAATCTCGCAATCGTGTCTCGAAGGCGATGAGAGCCAGAGAAACCGTCACCATAAGTCAGAGAATGACTGTCGATGCCAAACTGCAAACATTTAGTATCAGTCATGGTGACTCCGTGGAGGACCTACGTTCTTGGTCATGTGCTCGATGACTTCCTCGTGCATCAAAGTCTGCCACCGTCAGCAATCTAGCCCCGTCGCGTTATCTAGGAAGTAGCATACGTTCTCGGCAACACCGAGACTAACATATCCGCCAGGGTTGGTCTCTGGGTGCCACAAGTCGCAAACCACATCCAACAGCGGGATCTTGCTGGTTGGGGTAGCAAACACGTCGCCCCTGGTAGAAAGGTTTGCCTTTGAAGATGCCATAGTTTGAGAAGGATAGTCTCGAGAGTGGATATGTTGATGCGTCGATTTACTTGTTGCTTTTGATAGAAATGTTCTAGGGTTTTATATAATCAGCTAGCTGTGGGAATAACATGGTGAAAATGACATTATTTCCCTTTGGTCATGTCATTGAAGGGCGTGGCGATGACATTGCAACATGTCAAGACCCGACCACCAGAGTACCCAAGAGTTCTGACATTTTTTgtcctttcttctttttcaatGACGTATCCGTCATACACGTGATCAAAGAATACAGGAAGAGACACACAGaagcatcaaaacccaatgcTGTAAAACACCGTATTGTTTGTCTGTGAAGTTGGTGACGCTTCAAAAGAAGCCATGGTTCTTGACTTGAACTTGTCAAGTAAAGGGCGCGCCAAGAGCATGCCTGCCTCCACTTGGTAAGACCCTGATCGTCCCGCTGAGTTAAAATAAAcgtctcatctcgtctcaGCTTCTGCGGGGTTGGAGGCATAGACAGAGCACCCGTTGTAGCAGCTAAGGATACTATTACCCTTTTTTGGTGAGATTGGCCGTAAGGAAAAGTCCACTGTGGGTTATTGAAGCTTGGGTATACATAAAGGGGCCTGTAGTCCGGCCTGTTTCCGTTCTTGGTCTTCCCAGCTCCGTTGTGCTTGGAAGACCAAGGAACTCCCAAGTTGTCGTACAGTAAATAGACCCAATTAGGCCCCCTAGCCACTATGGGGGCCCCTACCTTTTGGGTGGCCTAACGGCCTATTTTTCTGTATCACACAAGTGCAACAGAAACTAAGCGGGGAACCGCGCCTGTGTCCAGCTCCTTCAAGTAAGCTTCAGCTGTGTTACGGCTGTGTCATTTCCGTTGGGTTACTCGGAAGCCCGCCTCTTCGAACCCTTGGACCAAGTGAATGTAAGAACAGCCTTGTTCCGGATATCACAAGCTTGCGCCTCCAACACGGCGATAAGTCCGGAGTTAAGTCCGGCCAAACCAGTGGAGGCAATGACGCCACCATGACTGAACCCGCAGAACTACACCAGTAAGGATTTGATTCATCTGCCCGAAAACCCCGAAAGTTCTCGGGCGCGCTTTAAACTTTCAACGTTCTTACAACGGATTACATGTCTAAGTAGACAGAGAGGGGATATAAAAGCAGAGCCAATGGCAGTAGATTCGTCTCAGTAATTCAACACTCAATCAATCTCATCTATCATCATGTCCTCACCTACCAAAGTCTACTTTCCATCGTTTGAGCTGCAAATCTGCGGCGAGTTCTATAACCCTCTCGAGGGATCGGAACACCGCAATGGAGCCGCTATTGTCGTTAGCCATCCGATGACTGGAGTCAAAGAGCAGACGGCTGCCGACTATGCCCGCGCCCTATCCAAAGAAGGCTTCGCTGTCCTGACCTTCGATGCTGGCTATCAGGGCGAAAGTTCTGGTAAACCCCGCGGTCTCGAAGATCCTCACCAGAGGGTTGAAGACAACAAGGCCGCGGTTACGTATTTGACGACTTTGAAAGACAAGGTCGATCAGGAACGCATTGGTGTCCTTGGAATCTGTGCGTCGGGCGGCTACACTTCCTACGCTGCACAGTCAGACAATCGCATCAAGGCTTTGGCAACCGTCAGCGCTGCCTGTGTTGGTAGGATGACGCGAAATGGAGGCCTCTACGAGCACAACAAAGAAAGCCAGACGGCCATCGAAGCAGCTCTCGAAGGGGCTGGGAAATGGCGCACAACTCACGCCAACGGATCTCAAGATGATGCACCTCCCATGTTTGAGACGGACTTGGCAAAGATACCCCACGAGGCCGATcccttcttcaaggatgCGGCTCAGTATTACGGCACCAAGAGAGGACACCACGAGAGATCGGATCAAAGGGTTCCTCTTTCGAGTTACGATCTGATGGTCAGCTACGACTCGTTCAACTTTCAgcatctcatctctcctcGGCCTTTGCTCATGATTGCGGGGTCAGAGGCGCAGACGCACCACTTTAGCAAGAATGCTGTCGCGGCTGCCAAGGATCCCAAGGAGCTAGTGACTATAAAGGGGAAGAATCATTTTGATTTGTATGATGATCTTTCAGAGACGGTGCCGAAACTTGTCGAGTTCTTTGCAGAGGCTCTGTGTAGGCGTCTGTGAGAGGGAGTAACGGGTGGCGGTTGGGCTACGAAATTGAGATGAATCCGTGGAGCAGGACGGCTGTAATATCAAGTGAATACCTTCCAGTTTACATATGCCAGTTAATACACCCTCTTCCAGTAAGATACTGCCTTGATAAGCTTGTGTCCCCAAACCACATCTGGAGTTATGGAAGATGACAAGATTTATCTTGTGGCTAGCCAAGATGTCGGATCCGTCTCTTGCGGTATATCGGCCGCTCCAGCTTTGAAGTGGACGCAGATTTCCGCATTGACTGAGAGCCCGGAGGAGCGGGCTTACTACAAAGGTACCTTTTCAGGATGGCCATTGACCAACTTGTCGAAACTGACCTGAAGTTCTCACCATGCTTACAGCAGATCTTTCCAAAACTTAGTTTGATTCGTGAAAGGAAAAGACTGCTTAGGCTAGCATTACATTGAAACCCACTGTGTACATCATTCAGCCGGGCTTGATATCCTACTATTTTACAACCCTATATCGAGTCAAACCCGACATTCCTGCCTAGTCCCAACAAAAGATCTACCAATCCTTTCCGTTGCAAAATGGCACACGCCGTCTATTTAGGCTTCTCTGTTTCAGTCGAGGCTTGTGGCTTTTGCTTTAACCCAGGAATACTGTCCTTGATCCGGGCATAATTGTTGACACACTGCCCTGCACGAACCATTTGGTCGTTGATGCTCTGCTCAACACGATTGTATCGATTCGTAGTCCCCTTTTCTAGCCGTGCATATCGTGTAGTAGTGCCTTTTTCCAACCGTGCATACCGAGTCGTAGTCCCCGTGACGATACTGTTGGTGACGTCGGTCTGTGTCTTTTCAATCCAGGCAATTTGTTCATTGATAATGGCGTTGGATTGATCGGTAAGTGTCTCCCAGGCTTTCTTGTGCTTGTTGACGACGGTTTGGTGAAGTTTCTTGAAGCGACCTTTGGGCCCAGGTTGAGTCTGGGCCTCATCTGGCTTAGGCGTGCTCTGATTCGAGCTTTCGGTTTGAGGTTGAGAGTATGCGGGTGAAGTTGGTTGAGAGTAGCTGACTTGGGATTGAGAGTATTCTGACTGGGGCGAAGAGGATTTTGGCTCTGGCTGAGAGTGTTTGGATGGAGGTTGAGCAGGCTCGGGGCTGTAGGCACCCTTACCAGGATGTATCACCATTTGCATCTGCGCGCTCCCATCATAGACCTCCTTCCCGGCATCGACGCGATGGGCTTCCGTCTCAAAATGATACACCTCTTTCTCAGATGCATCGATAGAAGCCTGGTGAGTCGCTTCTTGGGGATCGTAGACTTCCTTCTCGTCTACGACAATCTCTTGCGATTGGGTCGGGTGATaaacctccttctcggccgcaTCGGCATATAATACTGTTGTCCTGGGCTCGTAGACTTCCTTTTCGGATTCTTCGACATCTGGCCGAGTCACAAAGACCTCTTTCTCTGTTGGATCAATGGTTGGTCTCCCATTGTCTGTTTTCTGTGTGTCATCGCCAGACTCCAGTGGCAACTTCTCAGGTACATCAGGTAGCGGAGTGACCTGAGGCCGACGACGAAAAGGATCTTCAGCCTCCAAAGGCGTCGGGGGAGTGATAATAATCTTGACGCTGGACATTTTGTCTGAGGACGGACACGATAGAAACAGGTTGGAATGACCTCACTTTGCGTTGCGTAATCTTCCAAGGCGGGCGACGGCACTATTTATTCATTCGTCTGTGCTCGGTGCCATTGGAATCCAAAACAAGCTAAGATGAGCAGGGTATCCTTGTTGATTAGCTAAGGGGCGATGCTGTTTGGATCGTCGCAGGTTTATCCGGATGCATTGGTAGTGGAAACAAGAGTGGCTGGGATACGAGGGCTGTGTCATGGCTGTGAGTCCGAGATCTAAGCCACGATAGCGAGATTCGTATGTATGCTAGCATGGAACGAGGAAGAGTTAGATGTTGGCTTAGCATTTTTATAGAAGCGACCGGGCAATGCAGTCAAGGAGATCTACTACAAGAAGGCGAAGAATGCGTCATTAATTTCCTGCACTGACTATCTGGCGCAGTTCATACTTTTGGCGTCTACTTGATCCATCCTGAGTCGTCACTCGCCAACATGCTCTCTCACCACATGAACCATCAATCACTCAA is from Fusarium keratoplasticum isolate Fu6.1 chromosome 11, whole genome shotgun sequence and encodes:
- a CDS encoding Carboxylic ester hydrolase; its protein translation is MATGGSGISAGDEINLVIPAAQGYAAGFTDAGLTLNNTIDSQTTQWFLKNDSTVNEVLLENFAHRSVHDLAVIGKAAVKAFYGKQPSYSYYSGCSQGGRQGYFAAEKYSEDFDGILANAPAINAPQLSPAEFWPSVLMANIVVPPQCVFRAYQNAIVEACDALDGARDGLISASEKCHYDTSKLVSKKIECTETDSTVVITREHAELVAKILEGPVDPNGKTLWYGTPPGADFDGLANTTTVNGSIVPVPFVTAEAWFKYAIAQDPSLDTSKLSLSDFFHLFMQSVDRLTGSLGSDNPDLTGFKNAGGKLLSWHGMADPLIMHGGTVLYWNKLSQKASSQAELDSFYRLFLAPGAGHCFGGVGPNPMEPLSALVDWVEKGIVPDTLFAETTMGGKSVSRNLCPYPGTLRYNGKGDVNSAKSFTCTQ
- a CDS encoding Aminotran-1-2 domain-containing protein translates to MASSKANLSTRGDVFATPTSKIPLLDVVCDLWHPETNPGGYVSLGVAENTLMHEEVIEHMTKNFGIDSHSLTYGDGFSGSHRLRDTIARFVNRNFNPHEPVTKNQLLITSGVGQAIEVSGFSICDKGDGVLLARPHYGNFPIDLGYRVEAKIIGVSFEETDPFGLETVEVYEKALADAQARGIRVKALLLCNPHNPLGRCYTREVIEAYMRFCQRHSLHLLSDEIYALSVWKNPEFPDAPEFTSVLAINTDGIIDRNLIHLFWGMSKDFGSNGIRLGCVISRNEAFIRACEANSYFTCPSSLSDLATSRILSDDAFVESLTKTNRLRLAENYIMTSKFLERHQIPYKKGSNAGLFIWVDLFAPIQAQISTALKKQGGIHSEKALGDLQLKLYTTLLKHRIFLALGADFGGDVPGWFRIVFAHKKTYLQLGLDRMIEAIEVFRRELETGVGVDTVTTKLESVEV
- a CDS encoding DLH domain-containing protein is translated as MSSPTKVYFPSFELQICGEFYNPLEGSEHRNGAAIVVSHPMTGVKEQTAADYARALSKEGFAVLTFDAGYQGESSGKPRGLEDPHQRVEDNKAAVTYLTTLKDKVDQERIGVLGICASGGYTSYAAQSDNRIKALATVSAACVGRMTRNGGLYEHNKESQTAIEAALEGAGKWRTTHANGSQDDAPPMFETDLAKIPHEADPFFKDAAQYYGTKRGHHERSDQRVPLSSYDLMVSYDSFNFQHLISPRPLLMIAGSEAQTHHFSKNAVAAAKDPKELVTIKGKNHFDLYDDLSETVPKLVEFFAEALCRRL
- a CDS encoding hypothetical protein (Expressed protein), coding for MSSVKIIITPPTPLEAEDPFRRRPQVTPLPDVPEKLPLESGDDTQKTDNGRPTIDPTEKEVFVTRPDVEESEKEVYEPRTTVLYADAAEKEVYHPTQSQEIVVDEKEVYDPQEATHQASIDASEKEVYHFETEAHRVDAGKEVYDGSAQMQMVIHPGKGAYSPEPAQPPSKHSQPEPKSSSPQSEYSQSQVSYSQPTSPAYSQPQTESSNQSTPKPDEAQTQPGPKGRFKKLHQTVVNKHKKAWETLTDQSNAIINEQIAWIEKTQTDVTNSIVTGTTTRYARLEKGTTTRYARLEKGTTNRYNRVEQSINDQMVRAGQCVNNYARIKDSIPGLKQKPQASTETEKPK